The Litchfieldia alkalitelluris genome has a window encoding:
- the mtrB gene encoding trp RNA-binding attenuation protein MtrB — MSSNVNSNDFIVIKAIEDGVNVIGLTRGTDTRFHHSEKLDKGEVMIAQFTEHTSAIKIRGKAVIQTSHGEIEADGRK; from the coding sequence ATGAGTTCAAATGTAAATAGTAATGATTTTATTGTAATTAAAGCAATTGAAGATGGAGTAAATGTAATTGGCTTAACAAGAGGTACTGATACGAGATTTCACCATTCTGAAAAGTTAGATAAAGGTGAAGTAATGATTGCCCAGTTTACCGAACACACATCTGCTATTAAAATTCGTGGTAAAGCAGTTATTCAAACTAGCCATGGTGAAATTGAGGCAGATGGAAGGAAGTAA
- a CDS encoding heptaprenyl diphosphate synthase component 1, whose product MQDIISKITNFKKLIIEELNHTYLTKHLNSPVIDEDKLLLLYTIFEEIEIGESEIEQYALATMLIQLALDTHDQVKTRSVNQSNELLENQLTVLAGDYFSGLYYSFLARIGEIGLVRSLAEGTKEVNEQKIKLYQGDLKKIDAILNCIELIEATLLKKVTKYFHLSKWDTFISKFLLLKRLVNEREAYYQGNQSIVVNLVKNIINVRPEANHTVSKSNDGVLLSLDLQISNLKEYLVNFLTQEPSINKVLQERVQDLVDTKTEQYTTFKYKG is encoded by the coding sequence ATGCAGGACATCATTTCGAAAATAACCAATTTTAAGAAGCTTATTATAGAGGAGCTTAACCATACATATTTAACAAAACATTTAAATTCTCCTGTAATAGATGAAGACAAGCTTCTTTTGTTATATACAATATTTGAAGAAATAGAAATTGGCGAGAGCGAAATTGAACAATATGCTTTAGCAACGATGCTTATCCAACTAGCCCTTGATACACATGATCAGGTTAAAACAAGATCAGTTAATCAATCAAATGAACTACTTGAAAATCAGTTAACAGTATTAGCTGGTGATTATTTTAGTGGTTTATATTATTCTTTTTTAGCCAGAATAGGTGAGATTGGACTTGTTCGATCTTTGGCAGAGGGTACAAAGGAAGTAAATGAACAAAAAATAAAACTCTACCAAGGTGACTTGAAAAAAATTGACGCAATACTGAATTGTATAGAGTTGATAGAAGCTACACTTCTCAAAAAGGTAACCAAGTACTTTCATTTATCAAAATGGGATACGTTTATTTCAAAGTTTCTTCTATTAAAGCGGTTAGTAAATGAACGAGAAGCTTATTATCAAGGTAACCAATCAATTGTCGTTAATCTTGTGAAAAATATTATTAACGTTCGACCTGAAGCTAATCATACGGTGTCAAAAAGCAATGATGGTGTGTTACTATCTCTTGATTTGCAGATTTCGAATTTAAAAGAGTATTTAGTTAATTTTTTGACACAAGAACCGTCAATAAATAAAGTGCTACAGGAAAGAGTTCAGGACTTAGTTGATACTAAAACAGAACAGTACACAACTTTTAAATACAAAGGGTAA
- the menG gene encoding demethylmenaquinone methyltransferase has protein sequence MGQSKEERVHHVFESIYKNYDKMNSVISFQQHKAWRKDTMKRMNVQKGQAALDVCCGTADWTIALADAVGSSGKVCGLDFSKNMLKIGEKKVKDLNLKNVTLVHGNAMELPFEDNSFDFVTIGFGLRNVPDYKQVLKEMHRVVKPGGKVVCLETSQPTLFGFRQVYYFYFKFIMPLFGKIFAKSYKEYSWLQESARDFPGMNELADLFREAGLKDVEVKPYTGGVAAMHLGYKK, from the coding sequence ATGGGACAATCAAAAGAGGAACGTGTACATCATGTGTTTGAAAGCATCTACAAGAATTATGATAAAATGAATTCAGTCATTAGTTTTCAACAGCATAAAGCATGGCGGAAGGATACGATGAAAAGGATGAATGTCCAAAAAGGACAGGCTGCCTTGGATGTTTGCTGTGGTACAGCTGATTGGACAATTGCGCTTGCGGACGCTGTTGGTTCAAGTGGTAAGGTGTGTGGCCTTGACTTCAGTAAAAATATGCTGAAGATAGGTGAAAAGAAGGTCAAAGATTTAAATTTGAAAAATGTTACCCTTGTTCATGGAAATGCAATGGAACTTCCTTTTGAGGATAATTCCTTTGATTTTGTAACAATTGGATTTGGGCTAAGAAATGTACCTGATTATAAACAGGTACTTAAAGAAATGCATCGAGTCGTAAAGCCGGGTGGAAAAGTTGTATGCTTAGAAACATCACAGCCAACATTATTCGGATTTAGACAAGTTTATTATTTCTATTTTAAATTTATAATGCCTCTTTTTGGGAAAATTTTTGCTAAAAGCTACAAGGAATATTCATGGCTTCAAGAATCAGCTAGAGACTTTCCGGGAATGAATGAACTAGCAGATCTCTTCAGAGAAGCTGGGCTTAAGGATGTTGAGGTCAAGCCCTATACAGGTGGAGTAGCAGCTATGCACTTAGGTTACAAGAAATAA
- the hepT gene encoding heptaprenyl diphosphate synthase component II, whose amino-acid sequence MKLKMMYSFLNSDISVIEKELEATVQADHPILRQAGVDLLQAGGKRLRPVFVLLAGKYGDYDIHTIKNVAVALELIHMASLVHDDVIDDAELRRGKPTIKAKYDNRIAMYTGDYLFARALELMTQMQDPKAHKILSHTMVELCIGEIEQIKDKYNYNQNLRNYLRRIKRKTALLIAVSCQLGAIATDVSEEIQRKLFLFGYYVGMAFQITDDILDFTATEEELGKPAGSDLLQGNITLPVLLAMQDKELRAKIISVTSTTSVKEIQPIISAINSSNAINQSLELSDLYLRKAYSILEELPKNKSTSTLNAIAKYIGKRKF is encoded by the coding sequence ATGAAACTAAAAATGATGTATTCTTTTTTAAATTCAGATATAAGTGTTATCGAAAAAGAGCTTGAAGCGACTGTTCAAGCTGATCATCCGATACTTAGGCAAGCAGGAGTTGATTTGCTTCAAGCGGGTGGAAAAAGGCTTCGCCCCGTATTCGTCTTATTAGCAGGGAAATATGGTGACTATGATATTCATACGATTAAGAACGTAGCAGTCGCTCTTGAGCTAATTCACATGGCCTCTTTAGTTCATGATGATGTCATTGACGATGCTGAGCTTCGTCGGGGAAAACCTACGATTAAAGCAAAGTATGATAACAGGATTGCCATGTATACAGGTGACTATCTGTTTGCTCGAGCTCTAGAATTAATGACCCAAATGCAAGATCCAAAAGCCCATAAAATTTTGTCACATACGATGGTTGAATTATGTATTGGTGAAATTGAGCAAATCAAGGATAAATATAACTATAATCAAAATCTCCGAAATTATTTAAGGAGAATTAAAAGAAAAACAGCTTTGTTGATAGCAGTTAGCTGCCAACTAGGTGCGATTGCGACAGACGTATCCGAGGAGATCCAAAGAAAGCTATTTTTATTTGGATATTATGTTGGTATGGCATTTCAGATTACAGATGATATTCTTGACTTTACCGCTACAGAGGAAGAATTGGGTAAACCAGCAGGAAGCGATTTATTACAAGGGAATATAACATTACCTGTTTTACTTGCAATGCAAGACAAAGAATTACGTGCAAAAATAATTAGTGTCACAAGTACAACCTCTGTAAAAGAAATTCAGCCTATTATTTCAGCAATCAATTCTTCGAATGCAATCAATCAGTCATTAGAATTAAGTGATTTATACCTCAGAAAAGCATATTCTATTTTAGAAGAACTTCCAAAAAACAAATCAACAAGCACTTTGAATGCTATTGCTAAATACATAGGTAAGAGGAAATTTTGA
- the ndk gene encoding nucleoside-diphosphate kinase, translating to MEKTFLMVKPDGVQRQLIGEIISRFERKGFQMVGGKLMTISVDLAKEHYGEHSERPFFKDLVGFITSGPVFAMIWQGENVIATSRKMMGVTNPKDADPGTIRGDFGLTVGKNIIHGSDSPESAVREIQLFFTAEEQQEYSKLLNEWIY from the coding sequence ATGGAAAAGACTTTTTTAATGGTAAAACCAGATGGGGTACAGAGACAACTGATTGGGGAGATTATTTCTAGATTTGAAAGAAAGGGCTTTCAAATGGTGGGTGGTAAGCTTATGACTATCTCGGTTGATCTTGCAAAAGAACACTATGGTGAGCATAGCGAAAGACCATTTTTTAAAGACTTGGTGGGCTTTATTACATCAGGCCCTGTTTTTGCAATGATTTGGCAAGGGGAAAATGTTATTGCAACTTCAAGGAAAATGATGGGAGTAACAAATCCAAAGGATGCAGATCCAGGTACAATTCGAGGAGATTTTGGACTAACAGTAGGAAAAAATATTATTCATGGTTCTGATTCTCCAGAAAGTGCTGTTCGTGAAATTCAGCTATTTTTCACGGCAGAAGAACAACAAGAGTATTCGAAACTACTAAACGAATGGATTTATTAA
- a CDS encoding CheR family methyltransferase — protein MEEDYIEFIKKVKSKTGIDLSLYKEAQMKRRLSSLYEKRGFTNFKEFYAGINSDQKLLLEFLDRMTINVSEFYRNGKRWEVIEEKIIPNLLKRNSTIKVWSAACSTGEEPYTLSMILSKFMPMNKVSVLATDIDENAIARAKLGLYPERSLKEVPDSMKRKFFSIDDQLYRISDDLKRTVTFKKHNLLADAFESKFDLIVCRNVLIYFTDEAKNQLYHKFSNSLKQDGILFVGSTEQIFTPSLYGLETEDTFIYRKK, from the coding sequence ATGGAAGAAGATTATATCGAATTTATAAAAAAGGTGAAAAGTAAAACTGGTATAGATTTATCTCTCTATAAAGAAGCTCAGATGAAAAGAAGGCTTTCTTCATTATATGAAAAAAGAGGTTTTACGAATTTTAAGGAATTTTACGCTGGAATAAATAGTGATCAAAAACTATTACTTGAGTTTTTAGATAGAATGACAATCAATGTTTCAGAATTCTATCGAAACGGAAAAAGGTGGGAAGTTATTGAGGAAAAGATTATCCCCAATCTATTAAAGCGTAATAGTACAATCAAGGTCTGGAGTGCGGCCTGTTCTACGGGAGAAGAACCTTATACGCTTTCTATGATCCTTTCTAAGTTTATGCCAATGAACAAAGTCTCGGTGCTTGCGACTGACATCGATGAGAATGCAATTGCTCGTGCGAAACTTGGTCTGTATCCAGAACGCTCCTTAAAAGAGGTTCCAGATTCGATGAAAAGGAAATTTTTCTCTATAGATGATCAACTCTACAGGATAAGTGATGACCTAAAAAGGACTGTTACCTTTAAAAAACATAATTTATTAGCAGATGCATTTGAAAGTAAATTTGATTTAATTGTTTGTAGAAACGTCCTTATTTACTTTACAGACGAGGCGAAAAATCAGCTTTATCATAAGTTTAGTAATTCCTTAAAGCAGGATGGAATTTTATTTGTTGGCAGTACGGAACAAATCTTTACTCCGAGTTTATATGGACTTGAAACTGAGGACACTTTCATCTATAGAAAAAAATAA
- the aroC gene encoding chorismate synthase: MRYLTAGESHGPQLTTILEGVPAGLSITHDDIDIELARRQKGHGRGRRMQIEKDQVQILSGVRHGKSLGSPIALVVENRDWTHWTKIMGAEPLEDGTEDEVKRKISRPRPGHADLNGAIKYGHRDMRNVLERSSARETTVRVAAGAVAKKLLAELGIKVAGHVIEIGGIKAKQIPYKELTELQEVTEASPVRTFDKKVEQQMMDAIDEAKKNGDSIGGIVEVIVEGMPAGVGSYVHYDRKLDAKLAAAVMSINAFKGVEFGIGFKAAEIPGSKVHDEIIWDEENGYTRRTNNLGGLEGGMTTGMPIVVRGVMKPIPTLYKPLNSVDIETKEVFAASIERSDSCAVPAASVVAEAVIAWEIASAIVEQFGQDRMDLLLKNLNDSREHARGF; this comes from the coding sequence ATGAGGTACTTAACCGCAGGAGAATCACATGGTCCACAATTAACAACGATACTAGAAGGAGTACCGGCTGGACTTAGTATAACACATGATGATATAGATATAGAGCTTGCACGTCGCCAGAAAGGACATGGTCGTGGAAGAAGAATGCAAATAGAAAAAGACCAAGTCCAAATTTTAAGCGGTGTAAGACATGGTAAATCATTAGGCTCGCCAATTGCACTTGTTGTCGAAAATAGAGACTGGACTCATTGGACGAAAATTATGGGTGCTGAGCCATTAGAAGATGGTACAGAAGACGAAGTGAAACGGAAAATCTCACGCCCGCGTCCAGGTCATGCTGATCTGAATGGTGCGATAAAATATGGTCATAGAGACATGCGAAATGTATTAGAGAGATCATCCGCTCGAGAAACAACGGTCCGAGTTGCTGCTGGAGCTGTTGCAAAAAAGTTATTAGCAGAATTAGGGATTAAAGTAGCAGGTCATGTAATTGAAATAGGTGGGATCAAGGCTAAGCAGATTCCTTACAAAGAATTAACAGAACTACAAGAAGTAACCGAGGCTTCGCCTGTTCGTACTTTCGATAAAAAAGTGGAGCAACAAATGATGGATGCAATTGATGAGGCGAAGAAAAACGGAGATTCTATTGGTGGGATTGTGGAAGTAATCGTAGAAGGTATGCCTGCTGGTGTCGGAAGTTATGTCCATTATGATCGAAAACTTGATGCTAAACTTGCTGCAGCTGTCATGAGTATTAATGCATTTAAGGGAGTAGAATTTGGGATTGGGTTTAAAGCTGCAGAAATACCAGGTAGTAAGGTTCATGATGAGATTATTTGGGATGAGGAAAATGGATATACAAGAAGGACTAATAATTTAGGTGGATTAGAAGGTGGTATGACTACTGGAATGCCAATCGTAGTAAGAGGGGTTATGAAGCCTATTCCAACATTATATAAACCTTTAAATAGTGTAGATATAGAGACAAAGGAAGTATTTGCAGCTAGTATCGAAAGATCAGATAGCTGTGCTGTTCCTGCTGCAAGTGTAGTTGCAGAAGCGGTAATTGCTTGGGAGATTGCATCGGCAATCGTTGAGCAGTTTGGGCAGGACCGAATGGATTTACTATTGAAAAATTTGAATGACAGTCGTGAGCATGCGAGGGGATTCTAA
- the aroB gene encoding 3-dehydroquinate synthase, which yields MEELQIKTNSKQYPLLIGSNILTELPSLLKKMKGKISKIMIITDDTISNYHLQSVLEILEPVYKLTSFIIPSGEKAKSFDYFYQCHTHALKEKLDRSSFVIALGGGVVGDLAGFVAATYMRGIPFVQIPTTLLAHDSAVGGKVAINHELGKNMIGVFYQPEAVVYDVSLLKTLPEAEMRSGFAEVIKHALIKDVDLYHWLQKNILSMSDLQEKKLEHVILQGIKVKAEVVAEDEFETGIRAILNFGHTLGHAIEAELGYGKISHGDAVAVGMLFAIRLSERHYNVDLFQSSFITWFESYGYPTNVLKELNPDLLIERMKRDKKSVEDKIRMVLMREIGSVEVVEVEESLIRLLLEEACHG from the coding sequence ATGGAAGAACTTCAAATTAAGACCAATTCAAAGCAATATCCCTTACTAATTGGATCTAATATTCTTACTGAACTTCCTAGTTTATTAAAGAAAATGAAGGGTAAAATTTCTAAAATAATGATAATTACTGATGATACCATCAGTAATTATCATTTGCAGTCTGTACTTGAAATTTTGGAACCTGTCTATAAGTTAACATCCTTTATTATACCAAGCGGAGAAAAAGCAAAATCATTTGACTACTTCTATCAATGTCATACACATGCATTAAAAGAGAAATTGGACCGATCGTCATTTGTGATTGCGCTAGGCGGAGGTGTTGTAGGAGATTTAGCAGGATTTGTAGCTGCTACATATATGAGAGGTATTCCTTTTGTGCAAATTCCAACCACTCTTTTAGCGCATGACAGTGCAGTTGGTGGTAAGGTTGCTATCAACCACGAACTTGGTAAAAATATGATTGGTGTCTTCTATCAACCTGAAGCGGTTGTTTATGATGTATCTTTGTTAAAAACACTACCTGAAGCGGAAATGCGATCTGGTTTTGCTGAGGTTATAAAGCATGCTCTTATTAAGGATGTGGATTTATATCATTGGCTCCAAAAAAATATCTTATCTATGTCGGATTTGCAGGAAAAGAAGTTAGAGCATGTTATTTTGCAAGGAATTAAAGTGAAAGCTGAAGTAGTTGCGGAAGATGAGTTTGAAACTGGTATTCGTGCCATCTTAAATTTCGGTCACACTTTAGGTCATGCAATTGAGGCGGAATTAGGATATGGTAAGATTTCTCATGGTGATGCTGTGGCAGTTGGGATGCTATTTGCAATTCGTTTGAGTGAAAGACATTATAATGTTGATCTTTTTCAATCATCTTTTATCACTTGGTTTGAAAGCTATGGTTATCCAACTAACGTATTGAAAGAGCTAAATCCAGATTTATTAATTGAACGAATGAAGCGAGATAAAAAATCTGTAGAAGATAAAATTCGAATGGTTTTGATGCGAGAAATAGGCTCTGTTGAAGTGGTTGAGGTTGAAGAATCATTAATAAGATTGTTGCTAGAGGAGGCTTGTCATGGTTAG
- the aroH gene encoding chorismate mutase has translation MVRGIRGATTVSDNNAEEMITATYELLEKMIYDNKISASNVAQVLISVTKDIDAVFPAAALRKFEDWSYVPVMCMQEIPVPGSLEKCIRVMMTVNTDTDQDQIEHIYLKNATVLRPDLNIK, from the coding sequence ATGGTTAGGGGAATAAGAGGAGCTACAACAGTTAGTGACAATAATGCTGAAGAGATGATTACAGCTACATATGAACTACTAGAAAAAATGATATACGATAACAAAATTAGTGCTTCTAATGTTGCACAAGTTTTGATATCTGTAACAAAAGATATCGATGCTGTATTTCCGGCAGCTGCCCTTCGGAAATTTGAGGATTGGTCATATGTTCCAGTAATGTGTATGCAAGAAATACCTGTTCCAGGTTCGCTTGAGAAGTGTATTCGTGTGATGATGACAGTTAATACAGATACAGATCAAGACCAAATTGAACACATTTATTTAAAGAATGCTACAGTATTACGCCCAGATCTAAATATAAAATAA
- the trpE gene encoding anthranilate synthase component I, with protein sequence MKNTDITSFLSDSINYKTIPVIKRFIVDTLTPIQIFQNVEQEASFLLESKDEESSWSRYSFIGLKPFLFIHENNGIYTVKNENQQQLARRTTLKEAFSWVEQTLAIKKVDMDIPFSGGAVGYLGYDSISTFEKVEENPNKDINVKSQQFFFCETIIAYDHHEREVIFIHQVRLNGNENEKSKKAILEHAYSKINMYISKIMQPNTEPELMLENENTYDVSFDKVKSNYKKEKFIEDVKKIKEYIAAGDVFQAVLSQRFEVPVNVKGFQLYRVLRTVNPSPYLFYIKIDDLEIIGSSPERLIKIDNSHLEIHPIAGTRRRGRTKEEDLELEVELKNDEKEQAEHYMLVDLARNDIGRVAKYGSVKTPVLMELGRFSHVMHLISKVTGELDEKVDPIDALIAAFPAGTVSGAPKIRAMQILNELEPTSRNLYAGTVAYIGFDGNIDSCITIRTIILKDGVAYVQAGAGVVADSIPELEWKETRNKASALIKTIEIATKTFSEEEDLYV encoded by the coding sequence ATGAAAAACACCGATATTACCTCATTTTTATCAGATTCTATCAATTATAAAACCATTCCAGTTATTAAAAGATTTATTGTAGACACGTTGACCCCTATTCAAATTTTTCAAAATGTTGAACAGGAAGCCTCTTTTTTACTAGAAAGTAAGGATGAAGAATCTTCATGGTCGAGATATTCCTTTATCGGATTAAAACCTTTCCTGTTTATCCATGAGAATAACGGGATCTATACAGTGAAAAATGAAAATCAACAACAACTAGCAAGACGCACTACGTTAAAGGAAGCATTTTCTTGGGTAGAGCAAACGTTAGCGATTAAAAAAGTAGATATGGATATCCCTTTTAGTGGTGGTGCAGTTGGTTATTTAGGATATGACTCGATTTCAACCTTTGAAAAGGTGGAGGAAAATCCAAATAAGGACATAAATGTTAAGTCACAGCAATTTTTCTTTTGTGAAACAATTATTGCATATGACCATCATGAACGGGAAGTTATCTTTATCCATCAAGTTAGGTTAAACGGTAATGAGAATGAAAAAAGTAAAAAAGCGATACTAGAGCATGCATATTCAAAAATCAATATGTATATATCAAAAATCATGCAGCCGAATACTGAGCCAGAGTTAATGTTAGAAAATGAGAACACTTATGATGTTTCTTTTGACAAAGTAAAGTCGAATTATAAAAAAGAGAAATTTATAGAAGATGTTAAAAAAATTAAAGAATATATTGCGGCAGGAGATGTTTTTCAAGCTGTCTTATCACAACGGTTTGAAGTCCCGGTTAATGTAAAGGGGTTTCAGTTATACCGGGTTTTAAGAACAGTAAATCCATCACCATATTTATTTTATATAAAGATAGACGATTTAGAAATAATCGGTAGTTCACCTGAGAGATTAATTAAGATTGACAACAGTCATCTTGAGATCCATCCGATTGCTGGTACGAGAAGACGTGGAAGAACAAAGGAAGAGGACCTCGAACTTGAAGTTGAGTTAAAGAATGATGAGAAAGAGCAAGCAGAGCATTATATGCTTGTTGACCTTGCAAGAAATGATATTGGTAGAGTCGCAAAATATGGAAGTGTTAAAACACCTGTATTAATGGAGTTAGGTCGATTTTCTCATGTTATGCATCTGATTTCTAAGGTAACAGGTGAGCTGGATGAAAAAGTGGATCCAATTGATGCGTTAATTGCAGCTTTCCCTGCTGGTACTGTTTCAGGAGCACCAAAAATCAGAGCTATGCAAATTTTAAATGAATTAGAGCCTACATCACGGAATCTTTATGCTGGAACAGTGGCTTATATCGGGTTTGATGGCAATATTGATTCTTGTATTACGATTAGAACCATTATCTTAAAAGATGGAGTAGCATACGTACAGGCAGGTGCAGGTGTGGTTGCAGATTCTATCCCTGAATTAGAATGGAAAGAAACAAGAAATAAGGCAAGTGCTTTGATAAAGACAATAGAAATTGCAACAAAAACATTTAGTGAAGAGGAGGATCTTTATGTTTAA
- the trpD gene encoding anthranilate phosphoribosyltransferase has product MFKELLKQCVEGKVLTEQQAYEMMNEIMIGNASESQIASLLSILRLRGETVEEMTGFARAMRAHMTPLEYDDDIIDTCGTGGDGSSTFNISTASAIVVSSLGVKVAKHGNRAVSSKSGSADVLEKLGIETQADQAQAISALNEKGMSFLFAPIYHSAMKHAVIPRKEIGFRTVFNLLGPLSNPARCKKQVIGVYSTEYAEKMAYTLKNLGSEHVLLVTGRDGLDECTITAETDVVELKNGEITRYVIKPENVGLSRGRKEDIIASSVEESASIIHQIFMNTANESALNIVLLNSATALYVSGKVANIEEGVNIARTAIKDGTVKDHYIKLQTRKVEGYAY; this is encoded by the coding sequence ATGTTTAAAGAACTCTTAAAACAATGTGTTGAAGGAAAAGTATTAACAGAACAGCAAGCTTATGAAATGATGAATGAAATCATGATCGGAAATGCTAGCGAAAGCCAAATCGCAAGTTTATTATCGATTTTACGTCTTCGTGGAGAAACTGTTGAGGAAATGACAGGGTTTGCGAGAGCAATGAGAGCACATATGACACCTCTTGAGTATGATGACGATATTATTGACACATGTGGTACAGGCGGAGATGGGTCGTCAACGTTTAATATCTCAACAGCATCAGCTATTGTGGTATCATCTTTGGGGGTAAAAGTTGCAAAACATGGGAATCGTGCTGTTTCTTCAAAGAGTGGGAGTGCTGACGTTCTTGAGAAACTAGGAATCGAGACACAAGCTGACCAAGCACAGGCGATTTCAGCTTTAAATGAAAAAGGAATGAGCTTTCTGTTTGCACCAATCTATCATTCTGCGATGAAGCATGCGGTGATACCACGAAAAGAAATCGGGTTTCGAACTGTTTTTAATCTATTAGGGCCATTATCTAATCCTGCTCGCTGTAAGAAACAAGTAATTGGAGTATATTCAACTGAGTATGCCGAAAAGATGGCCTACACTTTAAAGAATCTTGGTTCTGAGCATGTGCTACTTGTAACAGGGAGAGATGGACTTGATGAATGTACAATCACAGCTGAAACTGATGTTGTCGAATTAAAGAATGGTGAAATTACTAGATATGTAATAAAACCTGAAAATGTAGGTCTTTCAAGAGGACGCAAAGAGGATATTATAGCAAGTTCAGTTGAAGAAAGTGCTTCCATTATTCATCAAATTTTTATGAATACAGCAAACGAAAGTGCCTTAAACATTGTCCTCTTAAATTCAGCAACTGCATTATATGTTTCTGGCAAAGTAGCGAACATTGAAGAAGGTGTAAATATAGCTAGAACTGCTATAAAAGATGGTACTGTAAAAGATCATTATATAAAGCTTCAGACACGAAAGGTTGAAGGATATGCTTACTAA
- the trpC gene encoding indole-3-glycerol phosphate synthase TrpC, producing the protein MLTKIIEQKRYEVESLILPEVNMVTRRSLYQALTDSNRRPALIAEIKKASPSKGLIRKEFDPIEIALEYKKARVDAISVLTDEEFFKGAIQYLIDVKDQVEVPILRKDFIIDAKQIEQSYRIGADAILLIGEVLEPIQLHEYYQEAYEKGLECLVEVHSLETLEGILGIFTPKILGVNNRNLKTFETSLSQTEELVRLIPKESLLVSESGIHSPEDINLVREYGADAVLIGEAFMRFQYPSEGISKLYGEKI; encoded by the coding sequence ATGCTTACTAAAATCATTGAACAAAAGAGGTATGAGGTTGAATCTCTTATTTTACCTGAAGTGAATATGGTAACAAGAAGATCGTTGTACCAAGCCCTTACCGATTCAAACAGAAGGCCTGCACTTATTGCAGAAATAAAGAAAGCATCTCCATCAAAGGGGCTCATTAGAAAAGAATTCGACCCAATCGAAATTGCTCTTGAGTATAAAAAGGCTAGAGTTGATGCAATTTCTGTATTAACTGATGAAGAGTTTTTCAAAGGAGCCATACAATATTTAATCGATGTGAAGGACCAGGTTGAAGTACCCATCTTAAGAAAAGATTTTATCATAGATGCTAAACAAATAGAGCAAAGCTATAGGATAGGTGCTGATGCCATATTGTTGATTGGTGAAGTGCTTGAGCCAATACAGTTACATGAATATTATCAAGAAGCCTATGAAAAAGGTCTTGAGTGTCTAGTTGAAGTTCATTCACTTGAGACTCTTGAGGGGATATTAGGCATTTTCACTCCTAAAATACTGGGTGTTAATAACCGTAATCTCAAAACTTTTGAAACTAGCCTTTCACAAACAGAAGAATTAGTAAGACTCATACCAAAGGAAAGTCTGCTTGTTAGTGAAAGTGGTATTCACTCACCAGAAGATATAAACCTTGTTCGTGAATATGGGGCAGATGCTGTATTAATTGGAGAAGCTTTCATGCGTTTCCAATACCCGAGTGAAGGTATTTCCAAATTATATGGAGAAAAAATATGA